Proteins encoded by one window of Salvia splendens isolate huo1 chromosome 5, SspV2, whole genome shotgun sequence:
- the LOC121803814 gene encoding uncharacterized protein LOC121803814 yields the protein MLLYLTTLGVVNFLTEDEPPESSDQETNIEVMANYDSWRRGDYLFVNTSRQVWENLDRKYCSDNAGNKKFVTAKFLDYKMVDTRPVMEQVQEFQMIIHELAAEGMALPDNFTTGTTIEKLPPSWRDFKSYLKHKRKEMTFEDLIVKVRIEADVRKNDQKAKGTLDAKANLLERAGHLAKDCRNKKKKSAAQVIEKEFKDWDESDPIAVVIEEVNLVNNKGGWYIDIGATAHVCEDRSMFSTYNNVEGRKINMGNQASSEVLGVGDVVLKMTSDWDM from the exons ATGTTGTtatacttgacaacattgggcgtcgtgAACTTCCTCACAGAAGACGAGCCGCCCGAGTCAAGTGACCAAGAGACGAACATCGAGGTCATGGCCAACTATGATTCATGGCGCAgaggagattaccttt TTGTAAACACCTCTAGGCAagtgtgggaaaacctagataGAAAGTACTGCAGTGATAATGCGGGAAATAAGAAGTTTGTAACAGCTAAGTTCCttgactacaaaatggtcgatacAAGACCAGTCATGGAACAAGTTCAGGagttccaaatgatcatccatgAACTTGCTGCCGAAGGAATGGCGTTGCCCGACAACTTTACAACGGGCACGACCATTGAGAAGCTTCCACCTAGCTGGAGGGACTTCAAAAGCtacctcaagcacaagcgaaaggagatgacttttgaagacttgatcgtaaAGGTGCGCATTGAGGCAGACGTGCGGAAAaatgatcaaaaggctaagggcacTCTGGATGCAAAAGCCAACTTGTTGGAGCGGG cGGGCCACCTTGCAAAGGACTGCCGCAACAAGAAGAAAAAGTCGGCTGCCCAAGTcattgagaaggagttcaaggactgggatgaaagcgATCCCATCGCCGTGGTCATCGAAGAAGTcaaccttgttaacaacaagggtggctggtatattgataTCGGCGCTACTGCACATGTTTGTGAAGATAGGAGTATGTTCTCCACCTACAACAACGTTGAAGGGAGAAAAAttaacatggggaatcaagcttCGTCTGAAGTCCTCGGAGTTGGTGATGTagtcctcaagatgacgtctg attgggacatgtaa